Within the Synechococcales cyanobacterium T60_A2020_003 genome, the region AAACCCACACCCAGGAGTTTCGGAAGCTGCTAAAAGAAATTGCGATGATGCTCACCTACGAAGTCACTCGCGATTTGCCGTTGAAATATGAGACTGTGCAAACGCCCTTAGCCGTGACTCAGGCTCCGATGCTGGCGGCAGATAAGAAAATGGTGATTATTTCGATCATGCGGGCAGGTCAGGGACTTCTCGATGGAATGCTGGAACTGATTCCGACGGCTAAAGTCGGTCACATCGGCCTATACCGCGAGCCGAAAACGCTGCAAGTGGTGGAATACTACTTCAAAATGCCCGCCGATATTGAACATCGCGATATGTTGGTGGTTGATCCGATGTTGGCGACGGGGAATTCGGCGATCGCCGCTGTGGATCGGCTCCGGGAAACGAACCCTCTTTCGATTAAGTTTGTGTGTTTGCTGGCTGCACCAGAGGGCATTGAACGATTTCATGCCGAGCATCCCGACGTACCCATCTACACGGCTGCTGTGGATGAGCGGTTGGATGAGCATGGCTATATTGTGCCGGGGCTAGGGGATGCGGGCGATCGCCTCTATGGAACTCGGTAGTCTTTACAGTTCAGCGTATTAACTAAGGCAATACATGATGATGTCTTCCGGTTCTGAATGGGATGCTGCTACGGCGATCGCCTATCTCCAATCTCCCCAGGCGATTCGCGATCGCTGTACAGTGCTATTTGATCTCGCCTGCGCGGATAAGCTGACCCATTTCCGGTGTGATTTGGAAAAACTGGACGCTACAGCGGCCTACGTCTTAGAGGTGATCCGCGATCAGTATCCGGATTTAGACGTACCGTTTCACAGTCGGTGGCGACACTTTGAGGGCGATGGGAGCGATCGCCTCCAAACCTTCTATGCCGGACTCGCTGGTGCATCACCCATTGAGCGGGCGCGTTCCCAAGTAGATTTAGCCGTGACCAGTGTGCTTCTGGATGCGGGGGCGGGCGCACAGTGGCAGTTTTGTGAACCGGGTACACAGCAGATGTGGCAACGCTCGGAGGGATTGGCGATCGCCAGTCTATACCTATTCCAAGCGGGCGCATTTTCCAGTCAGATGGCTTCCCCGTTTCAGGCGGATGCTTCAGGACTCCGTGCGTTTAGTCAGGAGGAGCTGTGTCAAGGCTTTCAGGTGTCAGATAGGAACCCTCTAGTTGGCGTTGGGGGACGGGTGCAGTTGCTTAACCAACTGGGACGGGCGATCGCTCAAAATCCTGGGCTATTTCCTGGAACCCTCCCCCGTCCAGGAAATCTGGTCGATTATCTAGTGACGCAAGCAACGGATGGCAAACTAGCCGCGACTACGGTGTTTCGGGCAGTGATGGAGGGTTTTGGCTCGATCTGGCCGGGACGGGTAGCGATCGCAGGTGTCAATCTTGGCGATGTGTGGCCGCATTCCAGCCTCCCAGATACGGGGATTGGTTCCCAACTGGTTCCCTTGCACAAGCTCTCGCAATGGCTCACCTACTCTCTTTTGGAACCGTTGCAGGATCTAGGACTGACGATCACGGATCTGGATCAGTTGACCGGACTGGCGGAGTATCGCAACGGGGGGCTGTGTGTCGATATGGGTCTACTCCAACCGAAGCATGATGGCGTGTTGGGCGATCGCCATTTGCCTAGTTCTGAGGTCATTGTGGAATGGCGGGCGTTAACGGTGGTCTTGCTCGATCGGATTGCGGCGGCTCTTCGCGCCCAACTCGGACAGGATGAAACTCAGCTTCCCCTAGTCAAAGTGCTAGAAGGGGGGACATGGACAGCCGGACGGAGGCTAGCTCAGGCGAAGCGCGGAGGCTTACCACCGATTCAGATTGATAGTGATGGAACTGTGTTTTAAGTCTTGGGC harbors:
- a CDS encoding URC4/urg3 family protein, which codes for MSSGSEWDAATAIAYLQSPQAIRDRCTVLFDLACADKLTHFRCDLEKLDATAAYVLEVIRDQYPDLDVPFHSRWRHFEGDGSDRLQTFYAGLAGASPIERARSQVDLAVTSVLLDAGAGAQWQFCEPGTQQMWQRSEGLAIASLYLFQAGAFSSQMASPFQADASGLRAFSQEELCQGFQVSDRNPLVGVGGRVQLLNQLGRAIAQNPGLFPGTLPRPGNLVDYLVTQATDGKLAATTVFRAVMEGFGSIWPGRVAIAGVNLGDVWPHSSLPDTGIGSQLVPLHKLSQWLTYSLLEPLQDLGLTITDLDQLTGLAEYRNGGLCVDMGLLQPKHDGVLGDRHLPSSEVIVEWRALTVVLLDRIAAALRAQLGQDETQLPLVKVLEGGTWTAGRRLAQAKRGGLPPIQIDSDGTVF
- the upp gene encoding uracil phosphoribosyltransferase encodes the protein MAGTVVVIDHPLVQHKLTLMRQAETHTQEFRKLLKEIAMMLTYEVTRDLPLKYETVQTPLAVTQAPMLAADKKMVIISIMRAGQGLLDGMLELIPTAKVGHIGLYREPKTLQVVEYYFKMPADIEHRDMLVVDPMLATGNSAIAAVDRLRETNPLSIKFVCLLAAPEGIERFHAEHPDVPIYTAAVDERLDEHGYIVPGLGDAGDRLYGTR